The genomic interval ACAGTAATGGAGATTTAAGAGGTGGTAAACGCGAGTTGTATGAAGGCGGAATTAGAGTTCCTTTAATTGCGAGATATCCTGGTAAAGTTGCTCCATCAACTAAAAGTGAACACATTTCTGCTTTTTGGGATTTCTTACCAACAGTTTGCGATATTGCAGGTGTTACACCAGAAAATAAAGACATCAACGGGATTTCTTTTGCACCAGAATTGTTAGGGAAAAGAAAAGATCAAAAAGAACACGAATATTTATATTGGGAGTTTAACGAGCGTCAAGGACCAATTCAAGCTATCAGACAAGGAGATTGGAAATTAGTTTGGTTGTTAGAAAAAGAACCAGAATTATACAATTTGTCAACAGACCTTGGCGAACAGAATAATCTGGCAAAACAAGAACCAGAGAAGTTAAAGGAAATGCTTTCAATATTAAAAAATGTAAGAACAGAAAATGCAGAGTTTCCTTTAGAAACAAGAGCATTAGCAATTAAAAAAAGAGAAAATAAAAAATAAAATTATAGATAAAATGAGTAAATATAGCTATCAATTATTAGTAGTTTCGATATTAATTTTTTCCGCTTGTAGTTCTTCTAAAGTAAAAAAAGAAGAAGGAAATGTAGTTGCTAAAAAGCCTAATATCATTTACATTTTGGCAGATGATTTAGGGTATGGAGATGTAAAAAGTTTTAATCCAGAAAGTAAAATACCAACGGTTCACTTAGATGATATGGCGTCTAACGGTGTAATGTTTACAGATGCGCATACTTCTTCTGCGGTTTGTACACCAACTAGATACGGTATTTTAACAGGGCGTTATAATTGGAGAAGTCGCTTAAAAAGTAGCGTAATTGGTGGGTATTCAAAATCGTTAATAACGCCAAATCGTGTTACTGTTGCAGATATGTTAAAAACACAAGGTTATACTACTGCATTTATTGGTAAATGGCACATGGGTTGGGATTGGGCTTTTAATAGCGAAGTAAAAGATAATATAAATAATTTGCATACAATTCAGGATGTAAATTATACAGCACCCATTACAAATGGGCCATCTACACATGGTTTTGATTATTCCTTCGGATTTTGTGGTTCTTTAGACATGCCTCCTTATGTGTATGTAGAAAATGACATGCCAACAATGGTGCCTACAAAAATGACTGTTAATAAAGATGCAAAAGGAACTTGGAGAAGAGGGCCAACGTCAGATGATTTTGTACACGAAACAGTTTTACAAGATTTAACAGATAGAGCAATTACGTATATTGATGAAAAAGCGAAAGGTGAGGAACCTTTCTTTTTATATCTGCCTTTACCAGCACCCCATACACCTATTTTACCTCCAGCAGAATTTGTTGGAAAAAGTAATACCAACTTGTATGGAGATTTTGTAATGCAAGTAGATGATGTAGTAGGTCAAATTAGAAAAAAATTAAAAGATTTAGGGATTTCAGAAAATACATTGTTGGTTTTTACCAGTGATAATGGCTGTTCTCCAAAAGCAAATTTTAAAGAATTAGAAGCATTTGATCACGATCCTAGTTATGTGTTTAGAGGAATGAAATCTGATATTTATGAAGGCGGACATCGCGTACCTTTTATTGTTGAATGGCCAAATCAAGCTTCAAAAAATAGTAGTACAGATAAAACAATTGGTACTACAGACTTTTTTGCAACCTGTGCAGAAATTGCGGGTTATAAAATGAAAGATTCGGAAGGAGAAGATAGTTACAGTATGTTGTCTCTTTTAGAAGGAAAAAACGAAAATGAAATAAGAGAATATATTGTGTACCATTCTATAGACGGAGATTTTTCGATAAAACATGGCGATTGGAAATTATGTACAACACCAGGTTCTGGTGGATGGAGCTATCCGAGAGCAAACGATATAAAAAAGCAGCAATTAGATTTACCAGCAATGCAGTTGTTTAATCTTAAAAATGATATCGGAGAAACTACAAACTTAATTGCTAGCAATCCGGAAAAAGCTGCTGAGTTAAAAGCTGCGCTTAAAAAATTAATTTTAGACGGTAGAAGTACCAACGGAGCAATCCAAACCAATGAAGGAATGGAAGGCTGGAAACAAATTGAAAAGATAATTAACTAAATAGAATCATGAAAAAAATAAGCTGTTTAATTTTTTTATTATCACTAATAAGCAATATTTCTATTGCTCAAAACCCAATTTTACATAAAAAAGACACTGGCTTTATTTACGCTGCAGATCCAGCTGCAGAGGTTTTTAATGATAAAGTTTATGTATATACTTCTAGAGATGTAGAGAATGCGGTAGGCTATAGTACTATGCAAGATTATGCGGTTTTAGAATCATCAGATTTAAAAACATGGATTAATCACGGTGTTGTATTGAAACCACGTGAATATAGTTGGGCTCATGGGCAAATGAATGCGCCAGATGTTGCTTATAAAAACGGCTGGTATTATTTTTATTTCCCATACAACAAAACGGATATTGGTGTTGCAAAAAGCCGCACTCCAATAGGTCCTTGGGAAGAAGCGGTGTCGGATAAAATTACAACCATTTTCGATCCTACTGTTTTTGTAGATGATGATGGACAAGCTTATATTTATGGAAATGACGGTAAAGTAGATATTGGAGCACCTGGACGACATATTATGGGCGCAAAGCTAAAAGATAATATGATTGAATTAGATGGACCTTGGGTGCAACTGAGTAAAGAACCTGTAAATGAAGCGGTGCATGTTTTTAAAAGAAATGATACCTATTATTTTCATGCTAGAGTTGGTAAGGTTACAAAGTATTGGATGGCAGATTCGCCATTACCACAATTTGCTACTTTAAAAGGAGAATTAGCACCAGATGCACCTAATGCACCAAATCATGCATCGGTTATTGAGTTTAAAAATGAATGGTATTTCTTTTATCACCGAGGTGATGTAAATGAAGGTTCTTATCATAGAAGGTCTACTTGTTTCGATAAAATGACTTTTAGAGAAGATGGCACTATTGAACCAATCATTTATACTTTAGAAAAGAAATAAAGAAATTATAAGAAAAACGAATCAACTATGAAAAAAATGAATAACCTAAAATATATGAATAAAGATATTCTGTACGTCTGTCTAAGCTTTTGTTTTTTGTTGCTTTTAAGTAATTGTGATAAAAAAGTAGAAGAAGCATCATCACTTAAATTGTGGTATAATCAACCTGCAGATGCAACGGTTAAAGATTTTACCAAACCAACAAAAGATGATCCAGAATGGTTAAAATCACTTCCTTTAGGAAATGGATCTTTAGGAGCTATGGTTTTTGGAGGCGTCAATAAAGAACGTATTCAGTTAAATGAAGAAAGCATGTGGTCTGGTAGTGTAGATGATAATGACAACCCAGAAGCATTGCCTGCACAAGCAGAAATTCGCAGATTCTTGTTTGCCGGAAAATATAAAGAAGCTACGGAGTTAACTAAAAAAACACAGATTGCTAAAGGAGCAGGTTCTGGTTTTGGTAAAGGTGCCAATGTACCTTTTGGTAGTTTTCAAACGTTGGGGGATTTATGGATTGATTTTGATTCACAAAGCGAGTATCAAAATTATCATAGAGAATTAGATTTAGAAAACGCAACGGTTAATGTGAGCTATACACAAGATGGTGTAGAGTACAAAAGAGAAATATTTGTAAGTCACCCAGATCAAGTAATGGCAATTAAATTTACAGCGAATAAACCTGGTAAAATTTCTTTTACAAGTTCATTAACTAGACCAGAAAGATATCAAGTATCTTCTAAAGCTGATCAATTAATCATGCAAGGAGCACTTTCTGATGGTAAAGATGGAGATGGTTTAAAATACATGGCGCGCTTATCAGCTTCTAATAAAAATGGAGAAGTAAACTATAGCGATTCAACTTTAGTAGTTAAAAATGCAGATGAGGTAACTTTATATTTAACGGCATCAACAGACTATGTTTTAGAATATCCAACGTACAAAGGAAGAGATTTTGAAAACTTAACAGAAACGTATTTACAGAAAGGAAAAGACTTAGCGTATAACGAGCTTTTAAATCGTCATGTAAAAGATTATCAAAAATATTATAGTAGAGTAAATTTAAAATTAACAAAAGAATTAGATACAATTCCTACAGATGTAAGAGTTGAGAATTTTAAACAAAAACAATCAGATTTACATTTGGTAGAATTGATGTTTCAATACGGTAGATACTTGTTAATTTCATCTTCTAGACCAGGATCTTTACCTGCTAATTTACAAGGAATTTGGGGAAACAAAGTACAATTACCTTGGAACGGAGATTACCATACAGATGTAAATGTACAGATGAATTATTGGTTGGCAGAAACGGCTAATTTAGGAGAAATGCATTTACCACTTTTCGATTTAATGAGTTCTATACAAAAGCCAGGTGGAAAAACAGCAAAAGTGCATTATGACGCTAGAGGTTGGGTGGTGCATCCTATAACCAATGTTTGGGGTTATACTTCTCCAGGAGAAAAATCTAGTTGGGGAATGCATGTTGGTGGTGGTGCTTGGTTAGCAACACATATTATGGAACATTATTACTTTACGTTAGATAAAGAATTCTTGAAAAAAGAATTCCCAGTTCTTAAAGGTTCTACGCAGTTTTATATGGATTGGTTAATACCGAATCCTAAAAATGGAGAATTGGTTTCCGGACCTTCAGTGTCTCCAGAAAACACCTTTTTTGCACCAGACGGTAGTAAAACTCAAATTTGTATGGGACCTGCACATGATCAACAAGTTATTTGGCAATTGTTTAAAAATTATATTGATGCAGCTACTGCTTTAGGTGAAAATGATGAATTTTTACAACAAGTAAAAAGCGCACAAAAACAACTGACTGGGCCAAAAATTGGTTCTGATGGTAGATTGATGGAATGGGACGAAGAGTTTAAAGAAAAAGAACCAGGACACAGACATATTTCTCACCTTTTTGCTTTGCATCCAGGATATCAAATTGATATAAATAACACACCAGAATTAGCCAAAGCAGCAAGAAAATCGTTAGATGTTAGAATTCAGCATGGTGGTGGACATACGGGTTGGAGTTCTGCTTGGTTAATCAACCAATATGCACGATTAGGTGACGGAGAAAATAGTGAGGTTA from Polaribacter sejongensis carries:
- a CDS encoding sulfatase family protein, producing MSKYSYQLLVVSILIFSACSSSKVKKEEGNVVAKKPNIIYILADDLGYGDVKSFNPESKIPTVHLDDMASNGVMFTDAHTSSAVCTPTRYGILTGRYNWRSRLKSSVIGGYSKSLITPNRVTVADMLKTQGYTTAFIGKWHMGWDWAFNSEVKDNINNLHTIQDVNYTAPITNGPSTHGFDYSFGFCGSLDMPPYVYVENDMPTMVPTKMTVNKDAKGTWRRGPTSDDFVHETVLQDLTDRAITYIDEKAKGEEPFFLYLPLPAPHTPILPPAEFVGKSNTNLYGDFVMQVDDVVGQIRKKLKDLGISENTLLVFTSDNGCSPKANFKELEAFDHDPSYVFRGMKSDIYEGGHRVPFIVEWPNQASKNSSTDKTIGTTDFFATCAEIAGYKMKDSEGEDSYSMLSLLEGKNENEIREYIVYHSIDGDFSIKHGDWKLCTTPGSGGWSYPRANDIKKQQLDLPAMQLFNLKNDIGETTNLIASNPEKAAELKAALKKLILDGRSTNGAIQTNEGMEGWKQIEKIIN
- a CDS encoding family 43 glycosylhydrolase encodes the protein MKKISCLIFLLSLISNISIAQNPILHKKDTGFIYAADPAAEVFNDKVYVYTSRDVENAVGYSTMQDYAVLESSDLKTWINHGVVLKPREYSWAHGQMNAPDVAYKNGWYYFYFPYNKTDIGVAKSRTPIGPWEEAVSDKITTIFDPTVFVDDDGQAYIYGNDGKVDIGAPGRHIMGAKLKDNMIELDGPWVQLSKEPVNEAVHVFKRNDTYYFHARVGKVTKYWMADSPLPQFATLKGELAPDAPNAPNHASVIEFKNEWYFFYHRGDVNEGSYHRRSTCFDKMTFREDGTIEPIIYTLEKK
- a CDS encoding glycoside hydrolase family 95 protein, whose translation is MKKMNNLKYMNKDILYVCLSFCFLLLLSNCDKKVEEASSLKLWYNQPADATVKDFTKPTKDDPEWLKSLPLGNGSLGAMVFGGVNKERIQLNEESMWSGSVDDNDNPEALPAQAEIRRFLFAGKYKEATELTKKTQIAKGAGSGFGKGANVPFGSFQTLGDLWIDFDSQSEYQNYHRELDLENATVNVSYTQDGVEYKREIFVSHPDQVMAIKFTANKPGKISFTSSLTRPERYQVSSKADQLIMQGALSDGKDGDGLKYMARLSASNKNGEVNYSDSTLVVKNADEVTLYLTASTDYVLEYPTYKGRDFENLTETYLQKGKDLAYNELLNRHVKDYQKYYSRVNLKLTKELDTIPTDVRVENFKQKQSDLHLVELMFQYGRYLLISSSRPGSLPANLQGIWGNKVQLPWNGDYHTDVNVQMNYWLAETANLGEMHLPLFDLMSSIQKPGGKTAKVHYDARGWVVHPITNVWGYTSPGEKSSWGMHVGGGAWLATHIMEHYYFTLDKEFLKKEFPVLKGSTQFYMDWLIPNPKNGELVSGPSVSPENTFFAPDGSKTQICMGPAHDQQVIWQLFKNYIDAATALGENDEFLQQVKSAQKQLTGPKIGSDGRLMEWDEEFKEKEPGHRHISHLFALHPGYQIDINNTPELAKAARKSLDVRIQHGGGHTGWSSAWLINQYARLGDGENSEVSLHKLMSKNISPNLFGLHPPFQIDANFGATAGIAEMLMQSQSGVINLLPAVPKSWASGSVKGLSARGGFDVDITWESGKLTAVKIFSKAGGICKVQYKYQVIEIETEENQVYQPKF